In one Platichthys flesus chromosome 3, fPlaFle2.1, whole genome shotgun sequence genomic region, the following are encoded:
- the LOC133950861 gene encoding protein crumbs homolog 1-like, with the protein MELGRVWSRHQRTLLITVMMFKLGLLCTVAADNCLSSPCNNGATCLEHLDDYVCLCPKGPVWFMGKNCEDLYDPCITAPCTNCTSTLGTDEFSCLCPDGFTGLNCNQDVDECYSNPCNGVKSYCVNGINGYSCYCPHGFGGDDCQVNVTTCSEETCQNGGNCVDILDTGPQCLCAAGYQGTNCEEDTDECQSQPCQNGAICKDGVNAYQCFCVPGFQGYHCDLDINECASQPCQNNGTCLDEVDHYTCDCVPGFKGFNCDVEIDECEVHPCQNSGTCWDYIAIYRCQCMAGFQGQDCEVNIDECASVPCLNEGKCIDGVNSYECDCEGTGFVGDYCEDDIPECASDPCKHGATCLEGINQYKCLCWPGYEGENCQLDTDDCEQHPCENDGECFQRSDARNYGMLPELSTAIFTYEEAAGFICHCLPGFTGDNCSVNVDECESAPCHHGGQCQDLVNSYQCVCPDGFTGVYCEVDINECDRNPCQNGATCEDAANSYRCHCPMPEPDQEPLGGRDCDVRLVGCQHHQCQHKAGCDPMLTDDGEHSYTCKCPSGWTGERCNTSTTFSFNSEGYIHMQLPIPANKTRREVHGNDHGIHMQLRFKSTLPDMVLYYRGIKERFFSLEIISGSLQARVKSGKVMQAIYPGPVNDGEWYQVSVTMDERLVLTVKGLGCEEGCQVKNEGHNHLTFLQPSSFLQLYVGGAPQEYLRHTSSGRGFIGCMEDLHVDHKLLLPQDLIREENQGLELGCTKKDWCHEDPCMERGQCVDMWVRARCQCHRPYYGESCEEEYPSWTFGHENITSYSTFNISETHGDNFTISFLMRSLKHNGLLLQLSREGKSYLTIYLREGTVAIYSLYTTLLSEAKFVTDGNNNLVTIKVRFGHVVFPKAGNHRSLGNVSVEAGDVAYVGGLPLDKSINNWGGNFKGCLQDIRLDHKYLTIEDHPDSLEVYQASTENVLRGCQSDDTCKDEPCTNGGQCHITWNDFICDCSIHYTGRLCETRLWCVDNPCFDGVDCVDLHDGYECLTEALFQDNSLRYVANSSLLSPVTNITMDIRTRDENGILLRTTSGAVVFCLGLLNSSLLVKLDSGESTELLAFTSDRVIADGVWHRIQLTMVDPTQSMSRWRLTMDGQRVGASFGVGGTLNFLNDTEIWLAEKYTGCLGEVRVGGVYLPLINVPDAPQVSRFSRMGGHEPIIGCQGAPICDSQPCLNQGECQDQFFEFNCSCKAGWEGELCEIEINECSSGTCVYGTCKDLLADYQCDCEPGYTGKYCQKEVDNCLEFSCVNGGTCGETVGTHTCFCPPGYVGKRCQWRFPPMACDAYTDCLNGGVCIGGSSGGNCTCKPGYTGARCETEIDECESNPCLNGATCLDRLNHFQCVCVLGFSGIRCESNKEDYMERVPWLAVTIPLITLCMLVAILVVFFLIMTARKKRQSEGTYSPSSQEVAGARLEMGSVLKVPPEERLI; encoded by the exons GTCTTCTGTGCACAGTGGCAGCAGACAACTGTCTCTCATCTCCCTGCAACAATGGTGCCACATGTCTTGAGCACCTGGATGACTATGTGTGTCTATGCCCCAAAGGACCAGTATGGTTCATGGGCAAAAACTGTGAGGATCTGTATGATCCCTGTATTACTGCACCTTGTACCAACTGTACCAGCACCCTCGGGACTGACGAGTTCAGCTGCCTCTGTCCAGATGGATTCACGGGGCTAAACTGCAACCAGGATGTAGACGAATGTTACAGCAATCCTTGCAATGGTGTCAAGTCCTACTGTGTCAACGGAATCAACGGATATTCCTGCTACTGTCCCCATGGATTTGGAGGTGATGACTGCCAGGTTAATGTGACAACTTGTTCAGAGGAAACATGCCAGAATGGTGGTAACTGTGTAGACATCCTTGACACCGGGCCCCAGTGCCTGTGTGCTGCCGGGTACCAGGGGACGAACTGTGAGGAGGACACTGATGAATGTCAGTCACAGCCCTGTCAGAACGGAGCCATTTGTAAAGATGGGGTCAATGCCTACCAGTGTTTCTGTGTCCCTGGATTTCAGGGCTACCACTGTGATTTGGACATTAACGAGTGTGCCTCCCAACCCTGTCAGAACAACGGCACATGTCTGGATGAAGTGGATCACTACACATGTGACTGTGTCCCAGGCTTCAAAG GGTTTAACTGCGACGTGGAGATCGATGAGTGCGAGGTGCACCCTTGCCAGAACAGCGGCACCTGTTGGGACTACATTGCCATATACAGGTGTCAGTGCATGGCCGGCTTCCAGGGACAAGACTGCGAGGTCAATATTGATGAATGTGCCAGCGTGCCCTGTCTGAATGAGGGCAAGTGCATAGATGGGGTCAACAG CTATGAATGTGACTGTGAGGGAACAGGCTTTGTAGGCGACTACTGTGAAGATGATATTCCTGAATGTGCTTCTGACCCCTGCAAACATGGAGCCACCTGCTTGGAGGGAATCAACCAGTACAAGTGCCTTTGCTGGCCAG gttaTGAGGGAGAGAACTGCCAGTTGGATACAGACGATTGTGAACAGCATCCCTGTGAGAATGATGGAGAGTGTTTCCAGCGATCAGATGCCAGGAACTATGGGATGCTGCCTGAACTCAGCACAGCCATCTTCACATATGAAGAGGCAGCTGGCTTCATCTGCCACTGTTTGCCAGGGTTCACCG GAGACAACTGCTCAGTCAATGTGGACGAGTGTGAGTCTGCTCCATGTCACCATGGAGGACAATGCCAGGATCTGGTCAACTcttatcaatgtgtgtgtccagaCGGCTTCACAG GTGTATACTGTGAGGTCGACATCAACGAGTGTGATCGCAATCCCTGCCAGAATGGCGCGACGTGTGAAGATGCTGCCAACTCCTATAGGTGTCACTGCCCGATGCCCGAGCCTGACCAGGAACCCTTGGGGGGGCGAGACTGTGACGTCCGCCTAGTCGGCTGCCAACATCACCAGTGTCAACACAAAGCAGGTTGTGACCCAATGCTGACAGATGATGGAGAGCACAGCTACACCTGCAAGTGTCCATCCGGCTGGACTGGAGAACGCTGCAACACCTCAACTACCTTCTCCTTCAACTCGGAGGGCTACATTCACATGCAGCTGCCTATTCCTGCAAACAAGACTAGGCGTGAGGTTCATGGCAATGACCATGGGATCCACATGCAGCTCAGATTCAAGAGTACTCTGCCTGACATGGTGCTGTACTACCGGGGCATTAAGGAGCGCTTTTTCTCATTGGAAATTATTAGTGGCTCCCTCCAGGCCAGGGTCAAGTCAGGGAAGGTAATGCAGGCCATTTACCCTGGCCCTGTCAATGATGGGGAATGGTACCAGGTCTCTGTGACCATGGATGAGAGGCTGGTCCTGACTGTGAAAGGACTTGGCTGTGAGGAAGGGTGCCAGGTGAAGAATGAGGGCCACAACCATCTGACCTTCCTCCAGCCCAGCTCCTTTCTGCAGCTGTATGTAGGAGGGGCACCACAGGAATACTTACGCCATACTTCCAGTGGGAGGGGGTTCATTGGCTGTATGGAGGACCTTCATGTTGACCATAAGCTGCTTCTGCCTCAGGACCTCATCAGAGAGGAGAACCAAGGCCTGGAATTGGGATGCACCAAAAAAGACTGGTGTCATGAAGACCCATGCATGGAACGTGGGCAGTGTGTGGACATGTGGGTTCGTGCCAGATGTCAGTGTCACCGGCCCTACTACGGAGAAAGCTGTGAGGAAG AGTACCCGTCCTGGACCTTCGGCCATGAGAACATCACCAGCTACTCAACCTTCAATATCTCAGAAACCCATGGAGACAACTTCACCATCTCCTTTTTAATGCGCTCCCTCAAACACAAtggcctcctcctgcagctcagtcGAGAAGGAAAGTCCTACCTGACGATCTATCTAAGGGAAGGCACTGTTGCTATCTACAGTCTTTATACCACATTGCTGTCTGAGGCAAAGTTTGTCACTGATGGCAACAATAATTTGGTCACTATCAAGGTACGCTTCGGCCATGTGGTCTTCCCCAAAGCGGGGAATCATCGTTCCTTAGGGAATGTGAGTGTGGAGGCAGGAGATGTAGCGTATGTTGGCGGGCTCCCTTTGGACAAGAGCATAAACAATTGGGGTGGAAACTTCAAGGGCTGCCTGCAGGACATTCGGCTGGACCACAAGTATCTGACCATTGAGGATCATCCAGACAGCCTGGAGGTTTACCAGGCAAGCACAGAGAATGTGCTGCGAGGATGTCAAAGTGATGACACATGCAAG GATGAGCCCTGTACTAATGGTGGACAGTGTCACATCACCTGGAATGACTTCATCTGTGACTGTTCCATTCACTACACTGGCCGGCTGTGTGAGACACGTCTATGGTGCGTCGACAACCCTTGTTTTGATGGAGTGGACTGTGTGGACCTACATGATGGTTATGAGT GTTTAACTGAAGCACTTTTCCAGGACAACTCTCTCCGATATGTTGCCAACAGCTCCCTACTGAGCCCTGTAACCAACATCACCATGGACATAAGAACGCGAGACGAGAACGGGATCTTGTTGCGAACCACCAGCGGAGCCGTGGTCTTCTGCCTGGGTCTACTCAACTCCTCTCTGCTGGTCAAGCTGGATAGCGGGGAGAGTACAGAGCTTCTGGCATTCACAAGTGACAGGGTCATCGCAGATGGGGTGTGGCACCGTATCCAACTGACCATGGTCGACCCCACACAGTCAATGTCCCGCTGGCGCCTAACCATGGATGGGCAAAGAGTGGGGGCCAGCTTTGGTGTTGGTGGTACCCTCAACTTCCTCAACGATACTGAAATCTGGCTGGCAGAGAAATACACTGGATGCTTAGGGGAGGTGAGAGTGGGTGGAGTCTATCTGCCGCTCATTAATGTACCAGACGCCCCTCAAGTGAGCCGCTTCTCCAGAATGGGAGGCCATGAGCCAATCATAGGATGCCAAGGTGCACCAATTTGTGATTCCCAACCCTGCCTAAACCAGGGTGAGTGCCAGGACCAATTCTTTGAGTTCAACTGCAGCTGCAAAGCTGGATGGGAGGGGGAGCTTTGCGAGATAGAGATAAACGAATGCTCTTCAGGTACCTGTGTCTATGGTACATGCAAAGACCTCCTGGCTGACTACCAGTGTGACTGTGAGCCTGGATACACAGGAAAATACTGTCAGAAGGAGGTGGATAACTGTCTGGAGTTCAGTTGTGTGAATGGAGGAACCTGCGGGGAAACAGTGGGAACTCACACGTGTTTTTGTCCTCCTGGCTATGTCGGCAAGCGCTGCCA GTGGCGTTTCCCCCCAATGGCATGTGATGCATACACAGATTGTCTTAATGGAGGGGTTTGTATAGGAGGAAGCTCTGGAGGAAATTGCACCTGCAAGCCTGGATACACTGGAGCCAG GTGCGAGACAGAAATAGACGAGTGTGAGTCCAACCCTTGTCTCAACGGTGCCACCTGTCTGGACAGACTCAACcacttccagtgtgtgtgtgtgctaggcTTCAGCGGCATACGGTGTGAGAGCAAT AAAGAGGACTATATGGAACGAGTTCCCTGGCTTGCTGTGACCATCCCTCTGATCACGCTGTGTATGTTAGTGGCCATCCTGGTGGTATTTTTCCTCATTATGACGGCCCGGAAGAAGCGTCAGTCGGAGGGCACATATAGTCCGAGCTCACAGGAAGTAGCTGGTGCCAGGCTGGAGATGGGCAGCGTCCTCAAAGTTCCTCCAGAGGAGCGGCTCATCTGA